A region of Porites lutea chromosome 13, jaPorLute2.1, whole genome shotgun sequence DNA encodes the following proteins:
- the LOC140923079 gene encoding uncharacterized protein, with protein sequence MTTSRTNWIKLLSMMLVVLLLLDAVNARSIKKAKKKSRSRPKHCGAKGHPCEPGSRKLCCAEGYTCKVTKTVINLTKHQEKIKKIGVCRPVPPAGSGEREVEEHRPTVKVKTPSRIAHPSQSLRL encoded by the exons ATGACGACTTCAAGAACTAACTGGATAAAACTTCTCAGCATGATGTTGGTAGTTTTACTCTTGCTTGATGCTGTAAATGCCAGG tccattaaaaaggcaaaaaagaaaagtagaaGTCGCCCGAAACACTGTGGAGCAAAGGGCCATCCGTGCGAGCCTGGATCAAGAAAG TTATGCTGTGCCGAAGGTTACACCTGCAAAGTAACAAAAACTGTGATCAACCTGACGAAACATCAAGAGAAGATCAAGAAGATAGGGGTCTGTAGACCAGTTCCTCCAGCTGGGAGCGGTGAAAGAGAAGTCGAAGAGCATCGCCCTACTGTAAAAGTCAAAACCCCTTCAAGGATTGCTCATCCAAGTCAGTCACTTCGGCTTTGA
- the LOC140923351 gene encoding adenosine receptor A1-like, protein MSNDTSSLGDESCFFLEVVLFKATDRALFITTVLAVVLNAIFSVVAIVGNSIILLVIIRTRALRTCSNFFLGNLVLSDLLVGAVVQPLFVIYKTGEALENYSCLVQALYATSAWLSAGVSFLTLTALNCERYIAIFTPLRYNILVKPRRVFIVSVFMWLFSLLLVSSRFYGLINIIFYVICCIIIVMSLVTFLLISIQIQRVVKRHRKQIASMKFLPSVKKQAQEASHARNVTWVTFIFFMCYLPNLAVMIAYTMVGYSVTLKTFYVWSDTLVFLNSSINPGVYCWRNKGIRRAVLKFVNVRQVVNSDWFAQKQADHRTPRAAVITDNIALSSEHNLTSRSGEEIQSAPS, encoded by the coding sequence ATGTCAAATGATACAAGCTCCTTGGGAGATGAATCGTGTTTCTTTCTTGAGGTTGTTTTGTTCAAGGCCACAGATCGAGCACTGTTCATAACGACTGTCTTAGCGGTCGTTCTCAATGCTATATTCTCAGTTGTTGCAATCGTTGGAAACAGTATAATTTTACTTGTTATAATCAGGACAAGAGCTCTTCGGACATGTTCGAACTTCTTTCTTGGGAACCTGGTATTGTCGGATTTACTAGTCGGAGCAGTGGTGCAACCTCTTTTCGTCATTTACAAAACTGGCGAAGCATTGGAGAACTATTCTTGCCTTGTACAAGCATTGTACGCGACAAGTGCTTGGTTATCTGCTGGAGTTTCTTTCCTTACACTCACAGCATTAAACTGTGAACGCTATATAGCAATCTTCACTCCTCTAAGATACAACATTCTGGTAAAACCGCGAAGAGTTTTCATCGTCTCAGTTTTCATGTGGCTTTTCTCGCTGTTACTTGTTTCATCGCGTTTTTACGGACTCATCAACAttatattttatgtaatttgtTGCATAATCATCGTTATGAGTTTGGTGACTTTTCTTCTTATTTCAATTCAAATACAGCGTGTCGTTAAACGCCATCGGAAACAGATTGCTAGTATGAAATTCTTGCCAAGTGTAAAGAAGCAAGCTCAAGAAGCAAGCCATGCACGCAACGTGACCTGggtaacatttattttcttcatgTGCTACTTGCCAAATTTGGCAGTCATGATAGCGTACACGATGGTTGGCTACAGTGTCACTCTTAAAACTTTCTACGTTTGGTCCGACACACTTGTTTTTCTAAATTCATCTATTAATCCAGGCGTATATTGCTGGAGGAACAAAGGCATAAGAAGGGCTGTGTTAAAATTCGTTAATGTGAGACAGGTTGTTAACTCTGATTGGTTTGCCCAAAAACAAGCTGATCATCGGACACCAAGGGCGGCAGTCATAACTGACAACATAGCGTTGAGTTCAGAGCATAATCTGACTTCACGCTCTGGTGAAGAAATACAGAGTGCGCCGTCTTAG